The window TTATTGAAGGATTAACCAAGTCTAATTTGGAGAAGGATGACCGTTTGAAAGCTTTGGAAGATAAAGTTAATGAACTATTGGacaaaaaatgaatgtATAACTTTTAAGTAGTCTTTCTTTATCCCATAAATTGAGTGGGAAAGTGTATAAATCTTAGAggagaaaaggaaaataacaGCAGGGTTAtaacaagaaaatatatattaagacattttttgtttttattttttttttttgcactTTGATACGTGTAttgtttctttaatttGGTAAGATAAAGATGCAAATAAAACCttgaaaacaaacaaagataaaatttAGGAATAAAGTGTTATAATGACCTTTATTTCAGCCCTtgcaatattaaaaaaaaaaaaaattataaatataaatatgaaaaaatacaatCACAAATTTGATTCCGAAGCCTTGTTGATTCCTGCATGTCCGAGATTTAGACAATAGGCTgttaaccttttttttttgtttttattttcactaacaaaaaaaatttttttaacgatgacaaagcaaaaaaaaacttcaTAGTTTACATTTTAaccattttctttctttcttttcatgTTTGACTTTGTTCCCATATACATTTTATCAACACCTTCTTTATTCTTCCTTAcagttttctttttcttttttccttgctattaaaaagaaaaaacaaaaaacaaaaaaaaaaaaaaaaaaaagctaaaTTGGAACTGATATTAGAAAACCAAGGATTCCCTACTCCCTCATCCCCAACTAGAAATAGTAAAATTacttattaatataaattattattattattattattattttttcttcccttcttcttctttttttttttttttatatcttttgctttcttttattaagttgttgttttatttctatactcatattataaaattatttgtaaatattatatttccctataattttaatttaatatgAGTACTATATATGAAAATGGATCCAATGCGTTCGCTCATGTTTCATTGAGAGATCCGGAACTTGACTCTAAAGCAGCAACTTTCACCACTACTATCAaggattattataataacaaaggTTCTCTAAACGAAAAAGAACTGTTATCAGAATTAATTGACTTTTTACTAAAGCTTCCCGATGATATACACTTGTTTtgtaatgaaaaaatttacacAGTGTCGGTCTTTACCCtaactttattttccttcaaTATAGAGGCAAAAGGTTTccaatttaaagaaaaaattaactcCCATTTAAGCAGATGTCCATATTGCATAGAATCTTTTTCTCGTGGAAAAGCTGAATTActtgatttttttggtgtGGTAAAAGATGTGGCAGATCAATACGTTACAAGGTTCAATGATATAATATCTAGATGGAGAAGTGAAATTTTGTTAATGACATTGAAACCAATGATGAACCAAAATTTAACTTTTACTATATCGGATTCCATTTTGAACGGAATTTTCGAATGTTTAACGATTCCTCAATATCTACGAAACAACCAAGAGTTGAGAAAAGTTTTCGACCCTATGTTTGAAGAACTTGTTAAGATCAGGCATCCTTTATTGGCTTATTACTTCAGTCTAAAGAGGCAGAAATCTATTGTCCCAggtgttttattttgttggaTTGAGGGAAACGAATGTCAAATTAACTGGGCACAAGAGATATTAAAGGAATATTATAtggtaaaatatataattaacaaagaaaattttacaCCACAACTATTAGATGAGTTAAGTTTGCATTACACTTATGTTCAAAACcctaataattttaatagaGTTGTTGTTAGGCATTATTGGATGAAAATAGTACCGATCCTACAAATGCTTGATGTTGATATCATTGAAacatattttgttattcccaaaaatatatcttCTCTCAAGCAGAGTCTATCTTATAACCTTACATCTATTTACaaactattattagtacATACTACGTCACAGTATCTCGATAAACCGATAGACATTATTTTGAGGGCATTTAATGTATTTCTAGATAAGTTAGGATCAGAATATTGGAATAAAATAGAGCCCTTTACGTTCCATAACATTTTGGATGTTGCATTGGATAGAAATTCTTTCATACACACCTTATTAAAATGTCAAACTGTTGATGTTGCTAGAAAGGGACTAGACACTTCTTTTAGTAGTGTCCCCACATTGACTGATATCATCGCATGGACCGTTCCATTATATAATTCATTAACCGACGCTAAAAAGATACAAATGGTTAGAAAAGTTGCAACCATCTTTTTACGAACAATTACTGAAGTTCCACAATTAACGTCCATTACAAaagcatttttattaaatggaTCCACGCCTTTATTAGATAGAATCATAACCATTTCCGAGGAAGATAGAAAGCAGCTGTATAATAATCCAACTTTTGAAACTATTCTATATACAAAGGCTGATTGCAGAGAACTCTTAAATCTTGATTCGATACAAAAAACTGTTATATTATCTGCTATTTCTCCcgaaaaattatattccGAATTGTCAAGTCAGGCGCATTCTTCCATATCTGAACCATCTTTAAAAGTTATCTTTAAGTGTATCGAATATGATATCTTACTATTGTCACAAGCTATATTTAAACTATACAGAAATAAGGAAACCATTAATGAAGTCAAAGTTTCtacaaaattaatttcGACATTTACATCTGCAATCAACTTTAGTAATTTTTCAACTCAGTGGAATATTAGCTTTTGTTCtcaatttttaaactcACTAAGGAATGTTAACGGCTTGTTAAcaattgatgaaaatattagagCCAAATTTTGTAAAGATCAGAACAAAGTTAAAAGTTTGAACAGGTCAATAGGGGAGTATGTGAGAAACATTACTACTGGAATCAAAAAGCTTACCATGATTTCACCAACTCAATTTAAAATGGTTTTACAAGATGCAGGCGCAGTGGAAGGCTATTGGTCTTGTGTATTTGCTTCTGATGTCGAGTTATATCAAAGTGCTATCGACTTATTGTATGAAACGTTTGATGTTGATGGAAGATTGGAGGGTTTGCATGAGTTGTTAAGTCATAATATATCGATTCACCTAGATTCTGTAAATTTGGTATTGGAGCAATTAACTACTTGCAAATTTTTTGAGCCTTGTCCCAGAGCGGTGAGAGTCTTGATGGACATCATGGTCATTTTTGGAGACCCTTTAAACGGCATTTTATCAGATCTGAcactaaaaacaaacacAGAACTATGTAAGgaaattagaaaattcTGGGCCGATATTTGGTCTTTTTTGGACTTTATATACAAAGAGACTTTGAATTGGGCAAGCATATACCCAATGGATCAGCTAGCTGATTTTACCAAAGACACCCTAGATTTGAGTAATATGGTAATAGACTCTTATAGAATGGTATTTGCTTTAATTGGTGATCGCTATGACCATTTTATCAAAGGCAGCCCGACTGTGTTTCAAAATACTATTTCCACTTTTGAAAGCATGCTATTTTGGTTAAGATTAAATGatgaatatttattatcgtCCTGCGTGAAACTAATTACCAGTGCAGTTGACATTGCCCAAGGGGAGGGGCTAACAATCAATGACTCTcttgttgaaaaaatggCTAGATATGCTGTTAAAGCTAAAAAATTTAGTAATAAGTTATCTGAAACTCAAGCAACAGATATTCTATCAAGAGCAAAGCAATTTAATACGCTATTAGTTGAATCTGTTATAAATGAAGTTGAAACCcaaaagagagagaaaatGAAATCCATCCATAATGCCGCCTCTCCAACACTACCGTTATCAGGAGACGATAGAGTAAATGCTTTACTGAAGAAGACAGCGTCATTTACTTCTTCTTTAGCTTCTCGACCCAAATCACGCCAACCACAAATTACACAGTTTGGTAGTCTAGTTAAATCATTGCCGAAAAAGCAAGTTACTCATCAACCTCTATCAAAGATGGAACTAGTAAGGAGAGAGTTACTGATGAAGAGGCAGGTTCATCCAGCGGGGAATTCTGTTTTTAATCCGCGCTCCAAAAAGGGAACCACTGCAATTAATAGCAGTAATGCAGACAGTGACAGCAGTAATTCAGATGGTGATTCGGATGATGAGAACGCTTTACAATTGTTTAAGACTGCAAAAAGTAAATCTGATAATGATAGAGGCCCGATACTGTTAGATATTAACGGGAAATCGATAAAACAAGTTAAATATACCAAAAGAATAGATCAAGCAAAATtagatgaagaaaatatgagaaaaagattaaatgTAGATTTGAATCCATTCTATTCGCAGGTATTAACGTGGGATTATACAAGGGTGAGTGAATATCCCTCGGACGACTTGAGTAGCAAAAATTATAGTAGCATTAAAGACCAATTTTCAAATGTTGTTCAATACCAGTCAATATTGCAGccgttattgttattagagTGTTGGCAAGGCTTATGTGCATCACGTGACAGGGAAGATTTCAAGCCATTCAAATTGATTGTGGGTAATAAAGCTGTTGTTTCCGACTTTTATGAGGTTTATGCGTCTGTtagtaaaaaaacaattgcAGAGTGTGGCATCTCTGATAACGACTTGATAGTGTTGGCACATTTTGACCAGGTAAATGACGCACTCTCCTTAAGAAAtgaagattttaaaaaagcgTCCATTTCATGTTTGGCCAAGGTACGCAATATTAAGCATACTAGAGGTGAGAATGTTGATTTTACTTTTAGGGTTGATCGTGGTACTTcatttaacaaatttttgaCCTCGAGGAATGAGGTTTTCGCTTGCAAAGTGATGCAAATGACCACCGTAGAAAGAGAATATAGTACTCTATTTGGCTTACCATTCTACGATTTAGTGTATCCCATTTTGAAGGCAACACCTAGCATGGAATACaattttgatgaaaatgaaatttcCAAAGTTAAAGAAAACTATAAGTTGAATTACTCGCAGGCCCAGGCAATTGTAGGTTCTGTGCACAGTGAGGGGTTTTCCTTGGTGCAAGGCCCGCCCGGTACTGGTAAAACCAAAACAATTTTAGGTATAGTGGGTTATTTCTTGATTATAGCTAACAAGGTTCCATCCAATACTATTGTGCAGCCATCTGATGGTGTAGTAAAGGGGAAGAagaaagttttaatttgtgCTCCTAGTAACGCGGCAGTTGATGAGTTAGTTATACGTTTAAGACAAGGCGTTTTTAATGAAAGAGGTGAGTTAACTACTCACAATTTGGTTCGTGTGGGTAGATCAGATGCAGTAAACACACAAGTTAAAGATTTAACGTTAGAAGAGCTGGTTGACAAAGCTATTTCGATTAAAACTTATGATTTACAAAATGATACCGAATTGAAGAATTCATTGCAAAGTACCATAAACGAGCGTAAAAAATTGAGAGAAAAATTAGACGAATCAAGTAAGGAAGCCGATTATGATCAAGAAGAAGTAGTTAAGTGTCAACTGCAAATTAGAGAattaagtaaaaaaatcaacGAATTGggtaaaaagaaagatgaAATAAGGGAGAGAAACTCGATTaattttagaaataaaGAATTGGAGAAACGGAGGGCCCAAGCTCGTATTTTGAGCGATGCTGAAATTATTTGTTCCACTTTGTCTGGTTCAGCACATGAAGTTTTGTCTCGTATGGGCGTAAGTTTTGATACAGTCATTATTGATGAAGCCTGTCAGTGTACTGAATTATCAAGTATAATTCCCTTAAGATACGGTGCCAAGAGATGTATAATGGTTGGTGATCCAAATCAATTACCACCGACGGTTTTGTCTGGTGCTGCTAgtagttttaaatataatcaatCTTTATTTGTTAGAATGGAAAAACATTCAAAACCTTATCTATTAGACGTTCAATATCGTATGAATCCATTAATTAGTAGATTCCCATCATCTGAATTTTACAATGGTGAGTTAAAAGATGGCCCTAATTTAGATGTGATAACCAAAAGGGAGTGGCATAGATATGAGCCTTTTACTCcgtataaattttttgatataatTGATGGgtatgaaaaaagaaatgccAAGACAATGTCTTTTGTGAATCCTGAAGAAATTAAGGTTGCGTTAGAGCTTGTTGGCACCTTGTTTTCTAAGCTACCCAGATACGATTTCAAGGGGAAAATAGGTATTATTTCGCCTTATCGAGAACAAATGTTTCAATTGAAAAGATCAtttattaatgaatttGGAAGACAAATTTTGAACGAGGTTGACTTTAACACTATTGATGGGTTTCAAGGTCAAGAGAAGGAAGTCATCATTATTTCATGTGTTCGTGCTGATGACAATAGCAATGCAGGTGTTGGTTTTTTGAAAGATTTCAGACGTATGAATGTGGCATTGACGAGAGCGAAATGCAGTATGTGGATTTTAGGGCATCATAAATCGTTAGTGAAGAATAGGTTATGGCGTGATTTAATAATGGATGCTAAGGAAAGGTCTTGCTTGGATGTTGCATTCCAAGGATTTTTGAATACAAACAATAAAGCTAATCAAAAGAGGTTAGAATACCATAGGAATGTTCATAGGAAAGATATTGTACAGGAGCAGCCACCAATTGCCCATTCTGAAGATGGCAAAGTTAAGGAAACTGAAGACGACTATGATCCATTAAAACTGATAACTTCACAATACACTGGTTTGAACGTTAACTCGCCTAAAGctattaataatgctaataaGAATAAGAGATGTGCACCTGTAAATAATTATGACAAAAGTGGTGCTTTAGTGCCCGTGGATGAACCAATGGCTAAAAAGAGTAAAATTGTGAAAAAAGTAGTACGTTTGggaaccaaaaaaaaatcttcaatttttaaCAGAACAGAGGGAGAAAAAAGCAGTAATAATGGTATAAACAAGAAGGATACTAATGTTACTAAGGACGCTGGTATTAGTAACGACAATGCTAACACTGTCGATTTGAGTGCCAAGGGGGGGAATAATAAGGATAATTCCACTAACAAGTTGGTAAATAAGAATGGTTCATTGGTTATAACAACTAACACTGATGgcaaatcaaaaattaaattaaaatcaataatgGTACATAAAAACGCCAATTCTAACAAAGATAAAAGAATTAGATTTTCCGATACTAaaattgatattaaaaaagaattggaaaaaacaGCAATagataaaagaaagaaaccAATGCATAAGGAGGACATTTATATAGCATACATGAAAAAGGGTAAGCCTGGACATAGAGGTAAGGGGAAGGATAATAAcaaggaagaaaaagagaataGCAGCGTCAATATTACGGACGATAGCAATACGCTTactgaaaataatgaagaGGATGGGTATGATCCAAGTGCTGCCCCCATTGCTATAAAATCTGAGACAAGTGTTAATGACGTAAAAACAAATACGAACAGTGCAACTATCTTAGATCCAAAAATAACAGCAGCGGTTAAAATTAAGAATAGTTGTTCAAATACCCCAGCAAGTGCTGAaatacaaaagaaaaatcatTCATATGAAGATGCTTTGAATGGTAAAGTATTAACAAAGTCATCGAATGGAGCAAATCTTTtcataccaaaaaaaaagaacaatttgttattgaaaaaaaaaaaaaaagaaaaaaaaagtgatgGCATGACAAAGAAATAGAACAGTTGGAAGTTTTATGGAAGtaagaacaaaaatatacaaaaaaaaaattacttaaAACCttgaaatctttttttttttttttttttttttttttttttccttggTTCTCATATATCCTagaatataataataaaggaaaagattcaaatcattattattgtagatactatattttcctttgttaccaacttatttttttagaaagCTCTTATATGCCAAAGATATTGCATTGTattcattttcaataaattttacAATAATTTCATTGTTATCTTTTGAATTTTGTATGATTAGTTCTAATTTCTTTAAACAAACTTGGAAACTATCCACCAATAGTTGATTCTCGTTTTcaatgttattgttgttggcAGGGGAATCAGTGGAAGattttagtatttttaatattctgTGTTccaaattaataacaactGCTAAGCATTTTTGCCAATTATTTTGCTGATTTATCAAAGggtttgtatttttttttaaaactgcAATTTCATCTTTAATTACTTGTTGTCTCATGATGATAAACtctttaatataaaatagttttttaatGTCATTCACATCTATCTTGATCAAGGATGATGAAAGCGTATCATTATCTCTAACAATGAGATCATTCAAGTATTTAAAATGTTCAACTAATTGTAAGTTTAGTATGATACGGTTGTAAATTTTGTgccaaatttttattatttgcgAATTATATGGtttaacaaaattttcTGTATATTCTTCTGCTAGCTGATCTATTtttggtgttattatttcaaTTAAGAGTTTTTGATTCTTTTCTATCATGGAttgtaatttattaatgttgttgtttaatGAATTTTCTATTGATTTTAACTTGCGTAATTTTATAAGAGTATCGCTATTTTTACTGGCACCACTATGGACGGTAGGATTATTTTGATCGTTGTTGTAGGCTAATAGCAAGgaattataatttattagaTCTATTGAATCTAGTGGTAGGTTGGTGTCATTGTTTGGTAAAATAGTATCTATATCACTGTCCTTgccattttcatttatcaGTTCAACTaagtttttataatatagaTCAAATTCATCCAAATAAACTTgtaaatcatttaaatcCAATAATAAACTGTAATCCGGGTCATTATGGGATAAAGCTTGTTTGTTTAAAACAACCAAATCGTTTAATAGAATACTAATTGTATTCCGTATATGTTGCAACGATGGAATATTCTGGGAATCTGGATGGTCATATGTGGGATTGTCTATGTTATGCTCCTTTTCTTGTAGTAATACTAAACTTAGCTTATGATTTTTGTATAAGatgttattgttttgggtatcatcattttcttGCTGGTTTTTATCTATTGATAGATTAGCAAGGAGTTTTACTTGATTCTCTAAAACCAATTCTAATCTTGAATACATGATTTGATGCGATTCTTTTGTGCGTGGATGTACTGGAGTgtatttgaatttttgtAGGTGGAACTATACAGATGCTTTATCTtaggttttatttttttaataagaaGTTGATGTATAATGTATGAGATGGAAAATGTTGAGTAAAGCAAGGGGGAGAAGATGGATTAGGTATCAAGCGATTAAAATGTGGAATAGATGGATGGAAAGGGcttgtttttgtttgattGTGAATTTGACATTAGGAATTTTGCCTAATAAATtcagataaaaaaaaaaaagggcgGTTTTCccgaaaacaaaaaaaaaggcaatTTCGGATGATTCGGTCGGGCCACGCCGACTCTCCGACaatgaattttattttttttttctttttctatttttatcttgtGGGTGTCTGGGTGTTGCTTTTTATTAAcgaatgaaaaaaaaaaaaaaaaaaaaaagaaacgtgaaaaaaagaaattaatttttttgtttttttaatgaaaattttgattttcaaCTTAAAAGGTTTCATTTCCAAAAAGTATAAATAGACAGCATTTACAACTTTTATAAATTCAATctcaaaaatgaaaaaaaatgttttctttctttttttctttctttcttttattcttactttaaaatctttcatttcttctaataatacttattt is drawn from Saccharomycodes ludwigii strain NBRC 1722 chromosome V, whole genome shotgun sequence and contains these coding sequences:
- the ATG23 gene encoding Atg23p; translated protein: MYSRLELVLENQVKLLANLSIDKNQQENDDTQNNNILYKNHKLSLVLLQEKEHNIDNPTYDHPDSQNIPSLQHIRNTISILLNDLVVLNKQALSHNDPDYSLLLDLNDLQVYLDEFDLYYKNLVELINENGKDSDIDTILPNNDTNLPLDSIDLINYNSLLLAYNNDQNNPTVHSGASKNSDTLIKLRKLKSIENSLNNNINKLQSMIEKNQKLLIEIITPKIDQLAEEYTENFVKPYNSQIIKIWHKIYNRIILNLQLVEHFKYLNDLIVRDNDTLSSSLIKIDVNDIKKLFYIKEFIIMRQQVIKDEIAVLKKNTNPLINQQNNWQKCLAVVINLEHRILKILKSSTDSPANNNNIENENQLLVDSFQVCLKKLELIIQNSKDNNEIIVKFIENEYNAISLAYKSFLKK
- the SEN1 gene encoding DNA/RNA helicase SEN1 (similar to Saccharomyces cerevisiae YLR430W | SEN1 | Splicing ENdonuclease), whose amino-acid sequence is MSTIYENGSNAFAHVSLRDPELDSKAATFTTTIKDYYNNKGSLNEKELLSELIDFLLKLPDDIHLFCNEKIYTVSVFTLTLFSFNIEAKGFQFKEKINSHLSRCPYCIESFSRGKAELLDFFGVVKDVADQYVTRFNDIISRWRSEILLMTLKPMMNQNLTFTISDSILNGIFECLTIPQYLRNNQELRKVFDPMFEELVKIRHPLLAYYFSLKRQKSIVPGVLFCWIEGNECQINWAQEILKEYYMVKYIINKENFTPQLLDELSLHYTYVQNPNNFNRVVVRHYWMKIVPILQMLDVDIIETYFVIPKNISSLKQSLSYNLTSIYKLLLVHTTSQYLDKPIDIILRAFNVFLDKLGSEYWNKIEPFTFHNILDVALDRNSFIHTLLKCQTVDVARKGLDTSFSSVPTLTDIIAWTVPLYNSLTDAKKIQMVRKVATIFLRTITEVPQLTSITKAFLLNGSTPLLDRIITISEEDRKQLYNNPTFETILYTKADCRELLNLDSIQKTVILSAISPEKLYSELSSQAHSSISEPSLKVIFKCIEYDILLLSQAIFKLYRNKETINEVKVSTKLISTFTSAINFSNFSTQWNISFCSQFLNSLRNVNGLLTIDENIRAKFCKDQNKVKSLNRSIGEYVRNITTGIKKLTMISPTQFKMVLQDAGAVEGYWSCVFASDVELYQSAIDLLYETFDVDGRLEGLHELLSHNISIHLDSVNLVLEQLTTCKFFEPCPRAVRVLMDIMVIFGDPLNGILSDLTLKTNTELCKEIRKFWADIWSFLDFIYKETLNWASIYPMDQLADFTKDTLDLSNMVIDSYRMVFALIGDRYDHFIKGSPTVFQNTISTFESMLFWLRLNDEYLLSSCVKLITSAVDIAQGEGLTINDSLVEKMARYAVKAKKFSNKLSETQATDILSRAKQFNTLLVESVINEVETQKREKMKSIHNAASPTLPLSGDDRVNALLKKTASFTSSLASRPKSRQPQITQFGSLVKSLPKKQVTHQPLSKMELVRRELLMKRQVHPAGNSVFNPRSKKGTTAINSSNADSDSSNSDGDSDDENALQLFKTAKSKSDNDRGPILLDINGKSIKQVKYTKRIDQAKLDEENMRKRLNVDLNPFYSQVLTWDYTRVSEYPSDDLSSKNYSSIKDQFSNVVQYQSILQPLLLLECWQGLCASRDREDFKPFKLIVGNKAVVSDFYEVYASVSKKTIAECGISDNDLIVLAHFDQVNDALSLRNEDFKKASISCLAKVRNIKHTRGENVDFTFRVDRGTSFNKFLTSRNEVFACKVMQMTTVEREYSTLFGLPFYDLVYPILKATPSMEYNFDENEISKVKENYKLNYSQAQAIVGSVHSEGFSLVQGPPGTGKTKTILGIVGYFLIIANKVPSNTIVQPSDGVVKGKKKVLICAPSNAAVDELVIRLRQGVFNERGELTTHNLVRVGRSDAVNTQVKDLTLEELVDKAISIKTYDLQNDTELKNSLQSTINERKKLREKLDESSKEADYDQEEVVKCQLQIRELSKKINELGKKKDEIRERNSINFRNKELEKRRAQARILSDAEIICSTLSGSAHEVLSRMGVSFDTVIIDEACQCTELSSIIPLRYGAKRCIMVGDPNQLPPTVLSGAASSFKYNQSLFVRMEKHSKPYLLDVQYRMNPLISRFPSSEFYNGELKDGPNLDVITKREWHRYEPFTPYKFFDIIDGYEKRNAKTMSFVNPEEIKVALELVGTLFSKLPRYDFKGKIGIISPYREQMFQLKRSFINEFGRQILNEVDFNTIDGFQGQEKEVIIISCVRADDNSNAGVGFLKDFRRMNVALTRAKCSMWILGHHKSLVKNRLWRDLIMDAKERSCLDVAFQGFLNTNNKANQKRLEYHRNVHRKDIVQEQPPIAHSEDGKVKETEDDYDPLKLITSQYTGLNVNSPKAINNANKNKRCAPVNNYDKSGALVPVDEPMAKKSKIVKKVVRLGTKKKSSIFNRTEGEKSSNNGINKKDTNVTKDAGISNDNANTVDLSAKGGNNKDNSTNKLVNKNGSLVITTNTDGKSKIKLKSIMVHKNANSNKDKRIRFSDTKIDIKKELEKTAIDKRKKPMHKEDIYIAYMKKGKPGHRGKGKDNNKEEKENSSVNITDDSNTLTENNEEDGYDPSAAPIAIKSETSVNDVKTNTNSATILDPKITAAVKIKNSCSNTPASAEIQKKNHSYEDALNGKVLTKSSNGANLFIPKKKNNLLLKKKKKEKKSDGMTKK